The DNA region GCCCGCACGTGCTCCAGCATGGCGGCCTTCACCCACTTGCCCAGACCCAGTCCACGCGCCGACGGCCGCACGCCGGTCGCGCCCTGGTATACCAGCGCGGCGCGCTCCGGCAGCCAGAACACCTCGGTGTAGGCGTCGAGCTGCCCGCTGCGGGTGTCCTCGGTGGCCATCAGGAACCGCACCTCGCCCTGCGCGTCGATCATCTTGTCCCACGCGCGGATCATCTCGGGGGTGATGGTCCAGTCCTCCATGTCCAGGTCGCCGCGCGGAGCGGTGTTCATGACCATCATCATGTCCGCCATGCGCGCCAGGTATCCGTCCGGGATGGTCCGCCACACGTGCAGACGGTACGGATCGCCGTCCGGCCGGGTCTGCCAGCGGGCCAGCAGGTCGTCGTCCAGGGCGTTCAGGTCGAGCTGGCTCTGCCGGTTGGCGAGCGCTTCCTCGGCTCCCAGGTGCCGGGCGAAGGCCTCGCCGGCTGGGGAGCGGCTGGTCGTGCCCGCGATCACCACCCGGCGCCCCTCGCGCATGGCCACGTCCCGCAGCGCAGCCCACAGGCGCGTGCCCAGGCCCTGACGTCGGGCGTCCGGATGCACGATCACGCGGACGTGGGCCATGTGGGTGTTCTGCTTGAGGTCGCAGCCCAGCCGGGCATACCCGAGCGCCTCGTCGCCGCTCCACACCACGGCGTGCTCGGTGTGCTCGTCCGGCCCCAGCTGCGTCAGGCCGAGCGCCTCTTTCTCAGGCACCAGCGGTGGGTCCTCCGGGCTGGCGAAGGCGGCGGCGTCGCGCAGCAGGCGGCCCACGGCCAGGCGCTGCTCCGGCGGGGCGCTGCGGGGCTCGAAGGGGGTGACCCTCAGTCCGGCGGCATCGGGAATGGTCATCATGGCCGCAGTGTGACCGGTCGCCCAGCTCGGCACATGGGCCAAGTGGCGGATAGCGTAGGAGCATGAGGGCCCTGCATGCCATCGGCTTCGACGACGCGCCCTTCGCCCGCACGTGGCGCGGCGACGTGGGCATCTACGGCGCGGTCTACGCGGGCCATACCCTGCACGCCGTCGTGTCGGGCCGGGTGCGCCGCGACGGGCGCAACAGCACCGCTGAACTCACCCGCCTGAGTGCCGTGGCCGGCGACCACGTGGGGCTGATCCTGGTGCAGGGCATCGCGCTCGCGGGCTTCAACGTGGTGGACATCCACGCCCTGGAGGCCGCCACCGGCCGTCCGGTGCTGGTCGTGGCCCGCCGCCCGCCCGATCTGGACGCGGTGCGCCGCGCGCTGCTGGACCACGTGCCCGGCGGTGCCAGCAAGTGGCGGCTGGTGCAGGCTGCCGGAGAGATGGAGCCCTGCGCGGGCGTGTGGGTGCAGCGCGCCGGACTCACGCTGGCCGCCGCCGGGGAGGCGCTGGCGTCCCTGACGGTCACGGGCCGCATTCCGGAGCCGCTGCGCGCCGCCCACGTGATCGCCGGCGGCGTGACGCGCGGATCGAGCCGGGGACAGCGCGTGTGAGCCCGGCATTCCGTGGCGCTGGGAGGGTATTGCGGAGTCCGCACCAAAATCGTTTGATGTTCACTCATCAAATTGCTTTGCAAAGCAAGTAGAGTGAGTCCAGCGCCGGGGACCATGCCGCCCCCGGCCCGGAGCGCACGATGCTGACCCTCACCCCCACCGAAAAGCAGGCCTGGCGCGGCTTCCTGCACGCGCACGACACCCTGTGGAAGGGCCTGGACGCCGAACTCGGCAAGGACGACCTGAACCTCCCCGCCTACGAACTCCTGACCACCCTCCAGGAAGCCGGCCTGAGCGGCATGCGCATGACCGAACTGGCGCGCTCGCTGCGCTTTTCCGGCGGCGGCCTGACGCGGCTGGCCGACAAGGTGCAGCGCCAGGGCCTGATCGGCCGCCGCCGCTGCGCCGAGGACGGCCGCGGGTGGGAGGTCTACCTGACCTCCATCGGCGAGGAGAAGCTGCGGCGCATCCATGCCCGGCACCTGCGCGAGGTGCGCCGCCGCTTTCTCGACAAGCTGACCCCGCAGGAAACTGAACTGCTCGCCGGGCTCTGGACCCGCTTCGAGGAGGACACGCCATGACTGCCCCCCACCCCGCGCCCCTCGGCGGCGTGCACCATGTCAGTGCGCTCAGCGCCGACATCGCCGCCAACCACGACTTCTACACCCGCGTGCTGGGCCTGCGCCTGGTCAAGAAGACCGTCAACCAGGACTCGCCCGGCATGTACCACCTGTTCTACGCCGACGGCGTGGGCAGCCCCGGCACCGACATGACCTTCTTCGACTTTCCCCGCGCGGCCCGCGAGCACCGCGGCACCGACTCGATCACCCGCACCACCTTCCGCGTGACCGGCGCGCCCGCCCTGAGCGCGTGGGCTGCCCGCCTGGACGACCACGGCGTGCCCCACGGCGACATTCACGTCGTTGACGGCCGCCTGCACCTGGACTTCGAGGACGTGGACGGCACCCGGCTGTCGCTGATCGACGATGGGGGAGAGGGGCCGCGCGGCGAACCCAACCCCCACACCGACGTGCACCCGGACGACCAGATCCAGGGACTGGGCTACAGCGGCGTCACGGTGGCCGATCACGGCCCCACCGACGACCTGCTGACGCGCGGCCTGGGCCTGAAGGTCGGCCGCGTGTACGACCTGGACGGCTTTCCCACGCACGTGTACGAGCTGGGCGACGGCGGCCCGCACGCGGAACTCCACGTGACCGTCCGCGACGACCTGCCCCGCGCCAAGCCCGGCGCCGGCGGCGTGCACCACGTGGCCCTGCGCGTCCATGAGCAGGAGGACATGGCCCGCTGGCTGCTGCACCTGGCCGATCAGGGCTTCGGGAACAGCGGTCTGGTGGACCGGCACTACTTCCGCAGCATCTACCTGCGCGACGGGAACGGCTTGGTGATCGAACTCGCCACGGACGGTCCTGGCTTCGCC from Deinococcus metalli includes:
- a CDS encoding GNAT family N-acetyltransferase, with the protein product MMTIPDAAGLRVTPFEPRSAPPEQRLAVGRLLRDAAAFASPEDPPLVPEKEALGLTQLGPDEHTEHAVVWSGDEALGYARLGCDLKQNTHMAHVRVIVHPDARRQGLGTRLWAALRDVAMREGRRVVIAGTTSRSPAGEAFARHLGAEEALANRQSQLDLNALDDDLLARWQTRPDGDPYRLHVWRTIPDGYLARMADMMMVMNTAPRGDLDMEDWTITPEMIRAWDKMIDAQGEVRFLMATEDTRSGQLDAYTEVFWLPERAALVYQGATGVRPSARGLGLGKWVKAAMLEHVRAQCPGARFVRTSNANVNEAMLGINVALGFEPWARFTEWQLKLS
- a CDS encoding endonuclease dU, with protein sequence MRALHAIGFDDAPFARTWRGDVGIYGAVYAGHTLHAVVSGRVRRDGRNSTAELTRLSAVAGDHVGLILVQGIALAGFNVVDIHALEAATGRPVLVVARRPPDLDAVRRALLDHVPGGASKWRLVQAAGEMEPCAGVWVQRAGLTLAAAGEALASLTVTGRIPEPLRAAHVIAGGVTRGSSRGQRV
- a CDS encoding VOC family protein, yielding MTAPHPAPLGGVHHVSALSADIAANHDFYTRVLGLRLVKKTVNQDSPGMYHLFYADGVGSPGTDMTFFDFPRAAREHRGTDSITRTTFRVTGAPALSAWAARLDDHGVPHGDIHVVDGRLHLDFEDVDGTRLSLIDDGGEGPRGEPNPHTDVHPDDQIQGLGYSGVTVADHGPTDDLLTRGLGLKVGRVYDLDGFPTHVYELGDGGPHAELHVTVRDDLPRAKPGAGGVHHVALRVHEQEDMARWLLHLADQGFGNSGLVDRHYFRSIYLRDGNGLVIELATDGPGFATDESVDDLGARLALPPFLEPRRATIEAHLRPLSV
- a CDS encoding MarR family winged helix-turn-helix transcriptional regulator; translated protein: MLTLTPTEKQAWRGFLHAHDTLWKGLDAELGKDDLNLPAYELLTTLQEAGLSGMRMTELARSLRFSGGGLTRLADKVQRQGLIGRRRCAEDGRGWEVYLTSIGEEKLRRIHARHLREVRRRFLDKLTPQETELLAGLWTRFEEDTP